The sequence below is a genomic window from Deltaproteobacteria bacterium.
GGCCGTGGTCGGTTTTCTGGCGTTGAAACTCCTTATGGGGATGGTCAGAAGGGGCCATTTTTACTATTTTGCCCCCTATTGCTGGGCCATAGGGATATTGACAATAGTGTTTGCGTGAGAACGGATCAATGACCCTCCCCAGAGAGCGATCTTCCTTTGATTATGTGATCCTGGCATCCAAGGGCTTCTGCATGGGGGCCGCGGATGTGGTGCCCGGCGTCTCAGGGGGCACCATGGCCTTCATCCTCGGGATCTACGAGGAACTCCTCCATGCCATTAAATCGTTTGACCTTCGAAGCCTGAGGCTCCTCCTGACCTTCAAGGTGAAGGCGTTTTTTGAGAGCATCTCGTGGAAATTTCTCCTGGCCCTGGGTTTCGGGATCCTCACTGCCATCTTTACCCTTGCCAGGCTCCTGGCCTGGCTTCTCCACAACACCCCGGTGCTCATCTGGTCCTTTTTTTTGGGACTGATCCTGGCCTCTGTGGTGACCGTCAGCCGCCGCATCCGCACCTGGCATTTCCGTACATCGGTTTCGCTCACAACAGGCATGGTGGGCATCTATCTTCTGGTGGGTCTGGTGCCCGGCACCACCCCCGATGCCCCCTGGTTCCTCTTTCTCTCCGGGGCCGTGGCCATCTGCGCCATGATCCTCCCCGGCATCTCCGGGTCATTTATTCTGGTCCTCATGGGCAAGTATCAATATATCCTCGAGGCGGTCAACCAGAGGGATGTTCTCGTCCTCTTCATTGTGGCCGCAGGGGCCTGTGCGGGGATTGCGGCCTTCTCCCGCCTCCTGTCATGGCTCCTCCTCAGATATCATGATATGATGGTCGCGTTTCTGACCGGGCTCATGCTGGGCTCGCTGCGCAAGATCTGGCCCTGGAAGGAGACCGTCGAAAGTATAATGGACAGTCACGGAAACAGGGTTCCCATTGTTGACGCCAACATATTCCCCCCTCAACTCAACGGAGAGGTCTTTGCGGCCTTCGGTCTGATGGTCGCAGGATTTCTGGTGGTCTTCGTTCTGGACCGGATGGTGAGGCCCCCCCTCGATCGGAAATCCGCGGAAAAGAAACATCCCTGAAATCAGGAAAGATTGAAAATCGCCTATTGCCAACGAATTGGCCAGGTAATACAATAGAGGCGTCCGCTTTCCCCCTGCGCCGAAATCCTGTGGGGCCAACCCTCTTTGGAATAGAAAGGAGAAGCCGATGGGAGATTTTCATCAGGAAGGCATCATCACCACCTTACACAGCCTCTATGAGGCCTTTGATCCGGACATCTATCTGGAAAACCTTGAAAGAAAACTGGAGCGATACGCCCGGCATACCAGGATCAGCCTCCTGCTGCCCTCCCTCTACGCCGAGATAGAGAATCCCGAGGTGCTGGACCGGATCCTCGACGAGATTCAAGAGGTCCGCTATCTCCACAATGTTGTGGTCGC
It includes:
- a CDS encoding DUF368 domain-containing protein; translated protein: MTLPRERSSFDYVILASKGFCMGAADVVPGVSGGTMAFILGIYEELLHAIKSFDLRSLRLLLTFKVKAFFESISWKFLLALGFGILTAIFTLARLLAWLLHNTPVLIWSFFLGLILASVVTVSRRIRTWHFRTSVSLTTGMVGIYLLVGLVPGTTPDAPWFLFLSGAVAICAMILPGISGSFILVLMGKYQYILEAVNQRDVLVLFIVAAGACAGIAAFSRLLSWLLLRYHDMMVAFLTGLMLGSLRKIWPWKETVESIMDSHGNRVPIVDANIFPPQLNGEVFAAFGLMVAGFLVVFVLDRMVRPPLDRKSAEKKHP